A genomic window from Malassezia vespertilionis chromosome 6, complete sequence includes:
- a CDS encoding uncharacterized protein (SECRETED:SignalP(1-18)) — MKWIAIVGVLSAAGLAVARDLNCWPDSDALYLFGSSPNAKQHELFMFSSHHKIDGHRGLIKTNDTRQEFVFYQCSVASSKYKNGGQIRSKTNPSMCVTPGAVHREVNGELEQYPADVDDRISLQPCATDHNLLLRKQWFTKNASPKSCIFQVTHHGWSTDAPSDVIVMSENGVALGSDVNPGTVQSMFLGPKKG, encoded by the coding sequence ATGAAGTGGATCGCGATCGTTGGCGTGCTTTCTGCTGCTGGACTTGCTGTTGCGCGCGACCTGAACTGCTGGCCAGATTCAGATGCGTTGTACTTATTCGGCTCGTCGCCCAACGCGAAGCAACACGAGCTCTTTATGTTCAGCAGCCACCACAAGATCGATGGTCACCGCGGCCTCATCAAGACAAACGATACACGCCAGGAGTTTGTATTTTACCAATGCTCAGTAGCTTCATCCAAGTACAAGAACGGAGGCCAGATCAGGAGCAAGACGAACCCGAGCATGTGTGTGACGCCtggcgcagtgcaccgCGAGGTCAACGGTGAACTGGAGCAGTACCCTGCCGATGTAGACGATCGCATCAGCCTTCAGCCTTGTGCCACGGACCACAACTTGCTGCTCCGGAAGCAGTGGTTTACCAAAAACGCCTCGCCGAAATCGTGCATTTTTCAGGTTACGCACCATGGCTGGAGTACGGACGCGCCCAGCGACGTAATTGTTATGTCGGAGaatggcgtcgcgctgggctCGGATGTTAACCCTGGTACAGTGCAGAGCATGTTCCTCGGTCCCAAGAAGGG